Proteins from one Mercurialis annua linkage group LG7, ddMerAnnu1.2, whole genome shotgun sequence genomic window:
- the LOC126655199 gene encoding thioredoxin-like protein YLS8, whose protein sequence is MSYLLPHLHSGWAVDQAILAEEERLVIIRFGHDWDETCMQMDEVLASVAETIKNFGVIYLVDISQVPDFNTMYELYDPSTIMFFFRNKHIMIDLGTGNNNKINWALKDKQEFVDIVETVYRGARKGRGLVIAPKDYSTKYRY, encoded by the exons ATGTCGTATTTGCTTCCGCACTTGCACTCCGGATGGGCCGTCGATCAGGCCATCTTGGCCGAAGAAGAGCGTCTCGTTATCATCCGATTCGGTCACGACTGGGATGAGACCTGCATGCAG ATGGATGAAGTTTTGGCTTCAGTTGCTGAGACAATAAAGAATTTTGGTGTGATATACCTTGTGGACATCTCACAGGTACCTGATTTCAACACAATGTACGAGCTGTATGATCCGTCGACAATCATGTTCTTCTTCAGGAACAAGCACATAATGATTGATCTTGGAACCGGGAACAACAATAAAATCAACTGGGCTCTTAAAGATAAGCAGGAGTTTGTTGATATTGTTGAGACTGTGTACCGTGGGGCAAGGAAAGGCCGTGGTTTGGTTATTGCACCTAAAGATTACTCCACCAAGTACCGCTACTAA
- the LOC126655198 gene encoding chaperone protein dnaJ C76, chloroplastic → MGIACIPSYTPIASVIPKKTIRLPYERNCRGSSVCCKSSIREFDLYDLLGIDSCSDQTQIKIAYRNLQKKCHPDIAGPTGHDMAIILNQAYSLLSDPVSRFAYDKEQSKISELRGYSGKPIYSVWFGSESEEKAVFVDEVKCVGCLKCALLAEKTFAVEGVYGRARVVGQWADPLNKIQAAIEACPVDCISMVERSDLPALEFLMSKQPRGNVRVGANHTAGQRVSNIFVDVKKFQTRFVDAMNSPNFQSSKETDVETEARLSAMQAIRRISSWLYWQTPKANKTRPPRGYLPQNAQKSSEPNIKKLREAAATRKQGGRSTTREVASNSLYYDDYWTPSAGAVPASTNKHNTSTTVKPSHIKESKHANEEVYRTKENQRDPVGWRISTVIGIMASVIVELQVREEAVGRLNEHVGGDLALEVVNSSWLQVTLAGITWYIIAMAVIQLVQGIRKRA, encoded by the exons ATGGGCATAGCATGTATCCCTTCATACACACCAATTGCTTCAGTGATCCCAAAAAAAACAATAAGGCTCCCTTATGAGAGGAACTGCCGAGGTTCATCTGTGTGTTGCAAGTCCTCAATAAGGGAGTTTGATCTGTATGATCTTCTCGGTATTGATAGCTGTTCGGATCAAACACAGATAAAGATTGCGTATAGGAATTTGCAGAAGAAGTGCCATCCTGACATAGCAGGTCCTACTGGTCATGACATGGCTATTATACTTAATCAAGCTTATTCTCTTCTTTCTGATCCTGTCTCTCGTTTCGCTTACGATAAG GAACAATCAAAGATTTCAGAGCTGCGTGGTTACAGTGGAAAACCAATATACTCAGTGTGGTTTGGGTCAGAAAGTGAAGAGAAAGCAGTCTTTGTGGATGAGGTGAAGTGTGTCGGATGCTTAAAATGTGCGTTACTAGCGGAGAAGACGTTCGCTGTCGAAGGTGTTTACGGAAGAGCAAGAGTTGTTGGTCAATGGGCTGATCCTCTCAACAAAATTCAAGCCGCCATTGAGGCTTGTCCAGTCGATTGTATCTC CATGGTGGAAAGATCAGATTTACCAGCACTGGAGTTCCTCATGTCCAAGCAGCCACGAGGCAATGTGCGGGTTGGCGCCAACCACACAGCCGGTCAACGTGTCTCTAATATATTCGTTGATGTGAAAAAGTTCCAAACCAGATTTGTTGATGCCATGAACAGCCCAAATTTTCAGAGCTCCAAG GAAACAGATGTAGAAACAGAAGCTAGATTATCAGCTATGCAAGCAATCAGAAGAATCTCAAGTTGGTTATACTGGCAAACACCAAAAGCTAATAAAACACGACCACCTCGCGGATACCTCCCACAGAATGCCCAAAAATCAAGTGAACCAAACATTAAGAAGCTCCGTGAGGCAGCTGCAACGAGGAAGCAAGGAGGGCGGAGCACAACTCGTGAAGTCGCATCAAATAGCTTATATTATGATGACTACTGGACTCCATCAGCCGGAGCAGTTCCAGCCTCAACCAATAAGCATAATACTAGCACGACTGTAAAGCCTTCACATATTAAAGAATCGAAACATGCGAATGAGGAAGTCTACCGGACAAAAGAGAATCAAAGAGACCCTGTAGGGTGGAGAATTTCAACGGTGATAGGAATTATGGCATCTGTTATAGTAGAGTTGCAAGTAAGAGAAGAGGCAGTAGGCAGATTGAATGAGCATGTAGGCGGTGATCTGGCATTGGAGGTTGTGAATAGCTCTTGGTTACAAGTTACACTAGCAGGGATTACATGGTACATTATCGCCATGGCCGTGATACAACTAGTACAAGGCATTCGCAAAAGGGCATAG